A stretch of the Aegilops tauschii subsp. strangulata cultivar AL8/78 chromosome 4, Aet v6.0, whole genome shotgun sequence genome encodes the following:
- the LOC141022043 gene encoding uncharacterized protein, with protein MPNSIIMDNGTNFSKGALAQYCSVSSIRLDLASVAHQQSNGHVEQANCLILFGIKPRLVEPLIRSPSSWLDDLPAVLWSLRTTPNRSIGFTPFFLDYGAEAVIPTNVEFNSLRVTIKKIKPLAFQEGDLVLRLVQEQTGQHKLSSPWEGPFIVSKALCDRNAYYLIDPRKSNKRKRDTAGEETTRPWNAELLRSFYG; from the exons ATGCCGAACAGCATCATCATGGACAACGGCACCAACTTCTCCAAGGGCGCGCTCGCGCAGTACTGCTCCGTCTCTAGCATCCGCCTCGACCTGGCTTCCGTTGCACACCAGCAGTCCAACGGCCACGTCGAGCAGGCCAACTGCCTCATCCTATTCGGCATCAAGCCGCGACTCGTCGAGCCTCTCATCCGTTCACCCAGCAGCTGGCTTGACGActtgccggccgtcctctggagtctccgAACAACGCCAAACCGGTCGATCGGGTTCACCCCGTTTTTCCTTGACTATGGAGcagaagccgtcatcccgaccaACGTCGAGTTCAACTCGCTGCGCGTCACGAT caagaagatcaagcccctcgctTTCCAGGAGGGAGACCTCGTCCTCCGGCTCGTCCAAGAGCAGACCGGCCAACACAAGCTGTCCTCCccatgggagggccccttcatcgtcagcaaggcCTTGTGCGATCGTAACGCGTACTACCTCATCGACCCCCGCAAGTCAAACAAGCGCAAGAGGGACACCGCCGGCGAAGAAACAACCCGGCCATGGAATGCAGAGCTCCTCCGCTCGTTTTACGGTTAG